A window of Fictibacillus halophilus contains these coding sequences:
- a CDS encoding VOC family protein: protein MKLAFLFHPVKDLQESQQYYEGLGMTEAWREGNQVLGMSMKDCEVQLMIEEDEHDLGPGGVFLVDSVDDFYHEHEGKLNFVKLPCTIPPGRYAIYRDATGNPIRIIDSTNKD, encoded by the coding sequence ATGAAGCTCGCGTTTTTGTTTCACCCAGTAAAAGATTTACAAGAGTCACAGCAATATTATGAAGGGCTAGGCATGACTGAAGCCTGGCGTGAAGGTAATCAAGTACTAGGGATGTCGATGAAAGATTGTGAAGTGCAGCTGATGATAGAAGAAGATGAGCATGATCTAGGACCAGGCGGAGTGTTTTTAGTAGATAGTGTAGATGACTTCTATCATGAACATGAGGGAAAGCTGAATTTTGTTAAATTACCTTGTACAATTCCTCCAGGAAGGTATGCGATCTATCGAGATGCAACAGGGAATCCCATCCGAATTATTGATTCTACGAATAAAGACTAG